TTTCCACTTTCATGAAACCCAAGGCGCATGTAACTGTGCACCCTGTTCCCAACTGAGATCTTGATTTCAAGGAGTCCATCTTACATTATACATACTAATTCTGTGAAATGTAGAAAGAGAGGGTGAATAAAGCCAAAAGATTGTTGAAGATTCACCATTCACCACAAATTACTGAAGCAAATAAATGACATTCATAAAATTTACTATCATTCTTAAAATTTCCATAACCATGCCCTAGATATGTTTGTGTCTCTACCAAGTTGGATTTTAATTCATGTGACCATGGGagtttaaaatatatcaaaagcATTGAAGATGAAATGTGTAAGGCACAACTAAAAACTCAACAGGACTGACACAATGCAAAGGCATCAGTAATCAAAGAAGCAGCCAAAAGAGCTATTGtacctggaggagctgctgcataCACAGGCATAAGAAAAACTTATAAAAGAAGATACACTGatcaaatgagaccaaaatcgAACATTTTGGCCTACAAAACAGGCTGTAGGAATGTTTTAAGAATTGTGTAACTCTACACCCAGTGGTCACGTCCTCATTTAGAAGAGTGTATCTAATTTACTGATATGTTTAAACAGTAGCTCCAAAAGGTGAAcctttcttaaaattttatcaaCCAGCTTGACATATTAGATCATTTGTAggtaacattattttaataatattcccTTTCTGGACTCTTATTAGTTTTGCAAGCAATATGTTGCAGATGTTAAAATATCCTTCCCTGGAAAAGAATTCAATTATTAGAAAAGCTGTGacttataaaactttattattgAAACTTTGGAGGGATGTGAAGAGATGACAGGTTTTACAGGTACAGTGGGACATAATCAAGTTCTAGTCGAATGTTTTTTCTGGCCCAACGCAAAACACAGCTGATGGGTCTTTATGGCCATTTATTGAGAATCCATATGAAGGTTGTAACCAGTGCAAATTCTGCACTCAATCTATTGCTGATACAGCAATACTTCCACAGGCCATGATGTCTTTAGAATTTTAAGAGTGTAGTTTTAAAAGTCAACTGTGTTGATGTGGTGGGTAGCACTGTTGATTCATGGAACATCCCCTAACTAAATCTTAGAGTTGAGTGTTTACTTGCAACAGCTTTTCCAAATACATGACTTCCTCCACTGTGGAAAAACATTGATCCCAGGGacttttaaattacaaaatctgtGACCATGATAGTCTCTTACTCTCTTTAATGGTAAAAGCTGTACAAGCTCTCAATAGGATAAATGGATTGTGCAGAAAGTATAAGTTTATATGTACTTTTTAATCCCTATTTATGTTTGGGAGTAAAGTTTTGaagtaagaaacaaaaaaaacccaaaaaaccccaaatgtgATTAATGCAGGAGTgagtgaaaattttattttcagtaactttgtttgctttatttgagttattttgtttaaacaaagccaaagaaaatcttaaaagcaTAGAATTGTGGCTGGTGTTATATGGCGCAATAATGTCTTTCAAAAGCGAGTAAATAAGTTAGAAGGGAAGGCAGTCGAGCAAGGCAAATAAAGTAATCAAGGGTGTTTTATTCCCACTTAGTCCACTAGGTGGTGGTAATGCGCTCTTGGTTGTGTGAGGCTAATGTGACATGAAGAAGAAGCGGAAGTCGTGGATTCCAAATAGACACAGTCATGGCAGCCACCATTCAAAGTTTGCTGGAAGAAATATCCGGAGTTGAAGACCCAATTGAAGAGTTGCAGAGCTTAAAAACTGCCTTATTGTCTGTTCCAGTCAGCGCCCTGAGAGACGTCCTGAGCGGACAGCGTTTCGATGTGATTTTCTCTCTGCTGAACACTAATGAAAGGTTGGCTTTTGTGTCTCAGTCTTGTTTACACTCTGTTGAACTCAACGATTGCCCATTTATTGCTGAGTCAGAGAGCGTGTTACTCTGCTCTGCAGCTGCTTGAACAACTAATGGATTAGAATAGCCGTAAGGATAACGACAGGAGAGGCTAGCTAACCTCTCCTGTATCCTAGCATGCAACTAAGGCTTGTTGTCAGCGTGCTAAGTAGCCACATTGCTACActtcttcagtttattttcagtcatgttctctgaaactaaaatgtagtttttttttagcagtacCAGCCCTGTTTTACTCATAGacatatttttaagtaatatgcataagaatttgtttttacagattcatttgaatttatattCCAACATTTTCCAGCTGTACCTTAAATTGAGCAactgcaaataatttttctattaaaattaaactttaatagTTTGGTCTAACTTTCCAGTTAGAgttaaattagaataatatcATGGGCAAGATGCTAAAGATCAGATATAGTAGTGAGGTGGGGGTGCAACTTCAGACTTACTGCAAGTCATTTATTATACGAACTAAATGTTTGTTGGAAGAAATATCCAGAGTTGAAGGAGCACTTAACATTTGCATCACAATTGAAGCATCCATTAAGAAATATAATGGATACACCAATGCGTTATGATGACTTTGAAAAGATAAAGTGGATCAGCAACTAACAAACTGTTAGTTGCTGATGTAAACCATTTGTTACAGAGGTTTTGAGTTACTAATATGTTCTGTGTTCACAGGGAGCAGGTTGATCTGTGTGTGGACATTCTTGAACGCATCCTACTAGCCCTCAGTCCTTTGCATTTGGTGCATAACTACAGAGAAAAGCTGCAAGAGGGTTTGAGCCATCCTAACGACACAGTGAAGATATTGGCCTTGACACAGGTAGGGAGTTTGGACACGTACAGTAGATAGCAGCCAGTAAAACCAATGTTACATTAgcctttgttttcctttcagatTGGCAGGGTGGTGGAGCACCCAGAGGCCGTCACACAAATCCTCAACAGTCATGACATTTTACGGGCGGTGTTCCTTTGCATTGGTGAGGAGAAAATTGCTGTGGCAAAACAGGTGAAAACTTTAGACATTGAAAAGATTTTGTTCCAGTTCGTCCAACCTAGATGGTGTGCAATAAATGTTGTcgtgttttctcttcttcttcttccaggCAATTCAGTCCCTTTCTAAAATAAGTCACTCTAAGCCTGGATTAGACAAGTTATTTCAGAGTGATCTGCTTGAAGTCATGAAGGAAGTGATGGGCAAAAACGACATAATCAGATACAGAATATATGAGGTGATTTAAATTCCCcgatttttttcctgaaaatacTAGATGAATGtatgaatgtttcatttttcattgaCATCTACTTTTACTTGTTCGCATGAAAATAGTTTGCTTACCAAGTAAAGTAACATGATTGCTGCAAAATAAGTGTTCTCCACTTTTTTCAAAAACCTGTCATAAGACCAGTTCCTCTCGTTCTTCTTTCTGCTTGCAGCTGGTGGTTGAAATCTCATCTTTTTCTCCAATTTCTCTTGGTTGCTGTGCCAACAGCGGCCTCATTTCCCAGCTGCTCAGCGAGCTGACTGGAGACGATGTCCTAATCAGGTGGCGACAGCTTTGTATCAGTAAAAGCAAATGCATATCATGTTTGTGTATCTCCTTTCTGACAGGGTTCCCATGCCTTTCGTAGAGactatttttattcatgtcatTCCCATCAGGGCCACATCAATTGAGATGGTGACCACTCTGGCTCACAGTCAGCATGGTCGCCAGTATTTGGCCCAGCAGGGTATAATGGATAAGATTTCCAACATGATCAGAGGAGCCGATATGGACCCGTTTTCTTCCTTCTACCTTCCAGGTGAATACGCTTTCAAAACTATTTCACAATTCAGTACCAGCAATTAAATGAtgattttgccttttttttgtcattgttgttcttatttgaaaaaactTAATGGGCActttgaaagttatttttaattttcaggaaATGTTAATCAGAACTGTGACCCttactatatatatatgctgCTGATTTAGGTTTGGTGAAATTCTTTGGGAACCTGGCCATTACGGACAGCCCCCAGCAGGTTTGTGAATCCTACCCGATCTTCCTAAACAAGGTGTTTGACATGGTCATGGATTCGGACCCCGTCATGGTTGGAGTGGCCCTGGACACTTTGGGATTACTTGGTTCTACAGTCGAGGGGAAACAGGTTCTCCAGAAGACGGGTAGGTGTGATTTCTGTAGGTCTggatttttgtgtctttctccATAATTTCAATGAACAAATGTGTTCCAAAATCACTCCTGGGAGTGGACCAAGGGGATTCAgtaaatttttgtttgaataataACTCTTATTAGcaggacaaaacaaaatgtaaatacaccaacctgcagagaaaaaaaagggcttTACAATAAATGTCTGGTGTTAAAAGAACTGTGAAGCCTGAAATAAAAGGACCAGTTACTGTAATGTTTACAtagatttttataattttctgttatttattccTAGTGATTTTTTTGGGAGGTTTTCTGGTCGTCTGAGATCACATCTAAGTCAATTATTTAGTCAAGCTGAGGAGTCATAACCATCTTATGTCATCTAGAAAGTTCTTAATTATTActactggggttttttttgtaatcaggAGAAAACTTCAAGTTTGTGTTGTTGAAAATCAGCCAACTTGCTAGTTCTGGAGCTACTGAGCTCAGAGTTCGAAGCTTGGACGCCATATCACAGCTGCTCACCCTTCAGGTATTTAAACAAACAATCTGGTCAAACGTTACTGTGATACTGTTGAATACACAAAAGTAATCAActcaactttgacatttttatgagtttctaccttttttttttcttcttgtacaGCTGGAGCATCAAACAGAAGACCTTTTGTCCCTGACAGAGTCCTGGTTCCACCTTCTGTCTAACCAGCCAATGGATATGATTCGCAACATCAGCACTCAGCCTTTTCCAGAGCTGCACTGCGGGGCTTTGAGAATCTTCTCTGTAAATAGCCACCGTCATTACTTGTTGATGCACTCATTGCCTTAAAAACTGAAGAATTACACCATTATTTCACAAGAGCAGATGGTGACAAGTGATAATAAAAACCATGTTGGTGTGTGTATTTCTTAGGCCATTGCAAGCCAGCTGTGGGGTCAGAAGATGATGGTTAACACTCCTGGTTTCATGGAGTTCATTTTGGATCGCTCAACTGGCCAATCAAAGGAGGCGAAAGATGCCAAATTTGAACTGGTGGGATCTCTTCTGGGCTCATCTACAGCATCAGAAATACTGGGCAGTCAAAACTACATCCGCCTGAAGACGTATCTGAGTGAAGGACCCTACTACATATCAGCTGTGGCCTCTGTCAGCACAGAAGGAGCAGACTAATTCCTCggcatatatacatacacacataaatTGGCAGACATACCATGAATCCTGAAAACATAAcatattacaaataaaagacCATTAGCCATTGAAGCTGTTTAGATACTTTTAGACAAATAATTGGGGTAAAAGTACTTGAATgactttataaatttaaaatggtaATAGCAGGGAAGCAAAAGgcaagttttcatgtttttaaccaCATAGTTAAGCAATAAACTCTATAATATGTCAGATATTACAAGTTTTTCATCCAGACacattcttcagtttttttctacGCTTTAAACTTTGAACTTATGACAACACGGCTTTCCaaagttgtgtttctttttgtgtcagtgcttttatcttttttttttaaataaatgtttaaaaatataaatatctttacctttcctgtaaataaaaaacaaaccaagaacaaattaattttactcaaaaaatgCACCTAAggaaagtaaaatcagagaaactgatcatttaaagtggtctcttatttttttccagagctgtatatctAAATATCTAAACCTTCCAAGTACTTTAATGTAGTCTTTTCTGTCACAGATAATATTTCTAAGTGTTTCACATTctagatcattttaaaatgcaattagtGTATTCTATTGAGTCATTCTAAGTGCAAAATGGCTTCAACATCCACTGGTCGCATTAAAACGGGCCTGCAGGTGGAGTATCGCATCCTTCCATTGCCAcagcattaaaacaacaacaaaaacacttttctccTGTGAGCTCTGACTCAACCTCAAGCATCCATAATAAGCTTGAAACTCATGAGCACCCTCACGTCACCGTGTCCCCTGTGACTCATCAGTTCACCCACGTCTTCTCCTCCGTGTGCCATCAGATCATCGGAAGAAATATCCCGTCAGTCTTTTTACTTGATATTTGATTTCTGACATTCGCTTCATAAAAAGGCAGAACAGGGACGAAAGGATAAAGAACAAACCGTGCAGGATgcttttctttgtgctttttcaCCAAGGTCACAGTGTCCTCCCTGTCATTAAATCTGTTCTCATAATGTAAAAGCAAAACCTTAGGAATTTTTCTTACTTTAGAGTGTGTCGTTAAACTCTGTGATGCTGAGATTAACAAGACTCAGCATCACAGTTGACAGAAAGTCAACTGTTTCTACCAGTTGACTTTTTACGATGGACAGTTCTTATACTGGCTTCAGATTTTCTTAAGGTTGGAGGATCTGAGATTGACAAGATCCAGAAAGTAGGAGGAAATGTGAAATTGCTTCAATGGTGAATCAGCCCTCCATCATCAATTAGGTTGTGTCAATCACATGGGTTCAACAACAGGTTTGTGTTGCTGTAATGTCGGCATTTTTCAGCTCTTATTAGGCTCTTGGACCATCATTTTGTAGACTTTATTGCTGTCTAATGCCTAAACCCATTTCCACACATTTCGTAAGGGCTTGGTTTAATGTGATTTCAAAACCACTTTGCAGTAATACAGCTGAGCAAAGTACCCATCACTACAGTCTATTTCAGTGGCGTCTGTTTCGGAGCACTTGCAGAACAGATCAATTTTTTGGCTATAGATAAATGCCTTGCAAAATTTTGGCACgtattctatatattttattataattcaaTGTGATGAACCAGCAAAAAGCAGTGTATaattgtgaagagaaaaaagttattaGTAAAAAACCTAAAAAGGGAATTGTGCTTTTGTACTTGAtcaattcagcttttttttgttacatcaaTTTATGCAAAGCACAAGTTAGCTGAACTTCAGTCTGATTGGATGAAAATTGTCTACATAAtatacattttcacattttgccacataaTCTCATTATGATTTGTTCTGAATTTTGTCTGTGCCCTTCTGGCTAATGAATATGCTTTCACCTAAATCTGGGCAAATCACCTGAGtagtggatctctgcagctcttccaaaGTTACCATGTGTAATTTGCTCTAATTTCTCTGTAAGTTTAGGTGGGGATTCAATGACACGGTAGGTAACCCAGACTtaaatcaaaacacattttactaaCTAGACACGTGGAGGTATGTGACGCAAATTCAAGattaaaaatcaataataatctAAGTTTTTATACGTGAAAAAATTTGCAATTATTCATTCAGAATTATTGTATTTTACCTGAATGTTTTATGCAATAATATACATAAAGTCCACCAGATGGTGCTGCTCTCCCTTTCACCTGTGCTGAAGCAGGAGGACCCTGTCATGTTCGCCGCTGCAGACCTgttccccccctccccccagtcCCCCGTGACGCTGCCAGCCTCGGTTTCTGCCTCCCGTTCAATAGTCCCACCTACATCCTTCAGTTTGTCAGTTTTATAACCTCATTACACAGACCTCACTTTGGCTTGCAGCCTCTTAGGTGCGTAGGTGGAGAAAGCAAAACACTCTCCTCCAAAATGCACCTGCATAGGTGAGAGGCGCAAGTACAAGGAGGGATAACTTTTGTTGTACAAGAgcgtcttttatttatttatttatttttagtccgTGGGTACGCTCCTACCTGGCAAGTCGCCCTCCGATGCAATTAACCCAGGAAGACGAGTTTGTGCATGACCCCACGCCGACCACCGCAGCCCTCCAGTCGGACAGAAGCGCCGGATCTCCGGCCAAAATGTGCAGCGAGTGCTACGTGAATCAGTCATTTGTGAACGACGATGGGACCGTGAGCGCCCACAAGCAACGGTAAGGGAGACACTAACAGAAGTTCAGGCTtcctgtgacttttttttttttttttcaattaacaaTTAAAAGTTACACTCAGATTAAAAAGCTGTGTGATTTttagaagatttatttttaagaatatgAAAAGTGACTATGTGATATGTGcgctgtttgtttgttcatccatccacacacatgcactcacCTGTCCCCGCTGTTGTTTGTTCAGCTGCTCAATGCATCAGCCTACAGCTATTACACTTTACATTACTGCTCCAACAATTGTACGTTTAAAACTGAAGAGCGTCATCATGATGTATCTGTTTataatatttgttatatttcagcaataaattcagagaaaatacatcagaaacatttgtttaacaTGGTGTTATTGTTAATATGCTTGGAGaacttttaacttatttttttcacaaattgcttttttcttttctttctcttttttaattctATATTTTCTGTATTCTAAACTATTTAGCCAATACTGGttattttctgagattaataaagtattcttATTCTGATTCTTACACACATATAAATACAATTCAGTCCTCACTTTGATGCTTGAATCAACTAGTGTGCTTTGAGAGACCAGAGTGTTTCCTGATGATTTGTTTAGCAAAGTGTATTTTAACAAACCGCAGCGAAAACACAAACCACTCATCAATTATGAAACACCTCTGACAAGCTAAATACAGAATTACAGCCCTCGATGGAGACACGATGTGAGTTTCAaggtgtttttctctctctctgatgtgagagaaaaacacatcagataGAGACTATCCAGTCTCTATCAGACTGGATAGAGAGAAATCTCTATCCAGTCTGTTTTGTGAATGATGCAGTCTGCGTTTCTAGGAGACTGAATGCAGCACCAATTTTCACACCGACCATCAGCACTTCTCTCGTTaggccaatttaaaaaaaattattattattattatttttttttttgcagccgCTGGCTATTTAACAAGTATGAAGAGTAACCCATTCATCTGTAAGAGACTCCCATTTGTGCTGGcaaaggcaaataaataaaaaaaaaaatccactttaatCTGCTTCTTGAATTAATAgacatcattttttatttctaaatcttttccagcaggacaacaccTCTAACCACAAAGGGCCacaatggtttagatcaaaacgCATATATgtatttggtaacactttatttgacgggttgtgaatatgactgtcatgacaccgtcataaacatcacataacacctgtcatgaacatgagtgagtcttcatgaatatttctgACTGCTGTCATAAAGtttcattcggtaaatcatgacacttttaatacaaagttgacattattcaaaatgttgtcATTATGATAACtggacattaaccaagaaatcatgatctgacacatttgttattaaagtattactgattaaactttaaaaagtatgtagctttatgttataaaagctaaagtttaataggcaatgtttttacaacaaatttatgtaagatcatgatttcttggttaatgtcaaatatttatgacaacagtcataaatattcataaagacttactcatgttcatgacaggtgttatgtcatgtttatgacggtgtcatgacagtcttattcaccgtcaaataaagtgctacCTTGTAGTTTAATGTTATAGTCAGAGTTCAGTCCTAAAGCCTGTTAGGAATCAATCAACTAAAATGCTGTACACTGTGTCTAACAGCTCATTGATAGAGATGTTGTACTTgtctgaaatattgtttttacatctgttAAAATCAAGCAGAAAACCTTGTTTGGGACTCCCAGAACACATTCATATTCTGCTTCTTATGCTAAATGATCCGTGTTAAGTTGCATGTGCCCCATTTGTGTCAAGTAGTTTGTATGCATAATAGCTTGAAGAGACATTTGttaattgcttgttttctgATCTTCTGTAAATCATACTTGTGTGCATTCCTGTAAAACTTTACCTTTTTCCACTTGTCCACTCCCTTTCTGTGCTTTCTCTTCTTGTTTCTGCGCTTCTTTCATCATCCCCTCTCCATCCATTCCAGCTCCCTCCATTTGTTCAAAGCCCTTTTTTCCTCCCTGCACTTTATTTCCCTTCTGCCTCTTTACTTGTCTCCTCTCGCTCCTGTAGCTCTTCCCCTGCTCCACTTCCGACTAACACCAGC
The sequence above is a segment of the Gambusia affinis linkage group LG17, SWU_Gaff_1.0, whole genome shotgun sequence genome. Coding sequences within it:
- the psmd5 gene encoding 26S proteasome non-ATPase regulatory subunit 5 — its product is MAATIQSLLEEISGVEDPIEELQSLKTALLSVPVSALRDVLSGQRFDVIFSLLNTNEREQVDLCVDILERILLALSPLHLVHNYREKLQEGLSHPNDTVKILALTQIGRVVEHPEAVTQILNSHDILRAVFLCIGEEKIAVAKQAIQSLSKISHSKPGLDKLFQSDLLEVMKEVMGKNDIIRYRIYELVVEISSFSPISLGCCANSGLISQLLSELTGDDVLIRATSIEMVTTLAHSQHGRQYLAQQGIMDKISNMIRGADMDPFSSFYLPGLVKFFGNLAITDSPQQVCESYPIFLNKVFDMVMDSDPVMVGVALDTLGLLGSTVEGKQVLQKTGENFKFVLLKISQLASSGATELRVRSLDAISQLLTLQLEHQTEDLLSLTESWFHLLSNQPMDMIRNISTQPFPELHCGALRIFSAIASQLWGQKMMVNTPGFMEFILDRSTGQSKEAKDAKFELVGSLLGSSTASEILGSQNYIRLKTYLSEGPYYISAVASVSTEGAD